A section of the Leptospira noumeaensis genome encodes:
- a CDS encoding FKBP-type peptidyl-prolyl cis-trans isomerase, whose protein sequence is MKRFSILLGFLFLTGSLFADELLIQDTKQGLGREAIRGTTVVVHYIGKLTNGKVFDSSVDRGEPFSFQLGQGQVIQGWERGIVGMKEGGKRKLTIPPQFGYGARAVGPIPANSTLIFDVELIKVK, encoded by the coding sequence ATGAAACGGTTTTCAATTTTACTCGGATTTTTATTTCTAACAGGTAGTCTTTTTGCAGACGAACTCCTTATCCAGGACACCAAACAAGGATTAGGGAGAGAAGCCATTCGCGGAACGACTGTTGTGGTTCATTACATTGGTAAACTTACCAACGGAAAAGTTTTTGATTCCTCTGTGGATCGTGGGGAACCATTTAGTTTCCAACTTGGCCAAGGACAAGTCATACAAGGTTGGGAACGAGGGATTGTCGGAATGAAAGAAGGTGGAAAACGTAAACTCACCATCCCTCCACAATTTGGTTATGGTGCACGTGCTGTTGGCCCGATCCCTGCGAATTCTACTCTCATCTTTGATGTGGAACTGATTAAAGTAAAATAA
- the leuD gene encoding 3-isopropylmalate dehydratase small subunit, giving the protein MKAFTKLKGIAALLDKANVDTDQIIPKQFLRKIERSGFGQHLFHDWRFLDDAGKIPNPEFALNAERYNGANILVTRDNFGCGSSREHAPWALEDYGFRSIISPSYADIFYNNCFKNGMLPIVLPENQVEEIFQTIDKKPGANLEIDLENQVVITEEGKKYPFEVDGFRKHCLLNGLDDIGLTLQKAEFIQKFEEKNQKEVPWLYAKTV; this is encoded by the coding sequence ATGAAAGCATTCACAAAGTTAAAAGGTATCGCTGCTCTTTTAGATAAGGCAAACGTAGACACAGACCAAATCATCCCAAAACAATTCCTTCGTAAAATTGAAAGGTCAGGGTTTGGACAACATCTATTCCATGACTGGAGATTTTTGGATGATGCTGGGAAAATACCAAATCCAGAATTTGCTCTCAATGCAGAAAGATACAACGGCGCCAATATCCTTGTCACAAGAGATAACTTTGGTTGTGGATCCTCAAGGGAACACGCTCCTTGGGCCTTAGAAGATTATGGATTTCGTTCCATCATTTCTCCTTCTTATGCAGATATTTTTTACAATAACTGTTTTAAAAATGGAATGTTACCAATTGTTCTACCAGAAAACCAAGTAGAAGAAATTTTCCAAACCATCGATAAAAAACCAGGTGCTAACTTGGAAATCGATTTGGAAAACCAAGTGGTGATCACTGAAGAGGGAAAAAAATACCCATTTGAAGTGGACGGTTTTCGGAAACATTGCCTCCTGAATGGTTTGGATGATATTGGACTCACTCTCCAAAAGGCTGAATTTATTCAAAAATTTGAGGAAAAGAACCAAAAAGAAGTTCCCTGGTTGTACGCAAAAACAGTATAA
- the leuC gene encoding 3-isopropylmalate dehydratase large subunit has translation MKTMFEKIWNDHLVHEDDGTCLIYIDRHLVHEVTSPQAFESLKLTNRKVRRPDATFATMDHNVSTRTRDWKSVDPISVLQMQTLMDNCKENGITLFDINHPDNGIVHVVAPELGLTHPGMTIVCGDSHTATHGAFGALAFGIGTSEVEHVLATQTLVQKKPKTLEIRVDGKLSPLVSAKDIVLAIIGKIGTDGATGYVIEFTGEAIRSLSMEGRMTICNMAIEAGARAGLISPDDTTINYIKGRDFAPKGEAFDIAAAKWKAYATDAGAKFDKTVVLNANEIAPMVSWGTSPGQVIPVTSAVPAPSDFTDPVQKKSAESALAYMDLKPGQKLSDVKVNKVFIGSCTNSRIEDLRVVADTVKGKKVSKEVEAIIVPGSGRVKRQAEQEGLDKIFLEAGFQWRNPGCSMCLAMNDDVLSPGDRCASTSNRNFEGRQGKGGRTHLVGPAMAAAVAVEGHFVDIREWK, from the coding sequence ATGAAAACCATGTTTGAAAAGATTTGGAATGACCATTTGGTTCACGAGGACGATGGAACCTGCCTTATCTATATTGATAGACACCTAGTTCATGAGGTGACAAGCCCACAGGCTTTTGAAAGTTTAAAACTAACCAACAGAAAAGTGCGACGTCCTGATGCCACTTTTGCAACTATGGATCACAACGTATCCACAAGGACTCGTGACTGGAAATCAGTAGATCCTATCTCTGTTTTGCAGATGCAAACTCTGATGGACAACTGTAAAGAAAACGGAATTACATTATTTGATATCAACCACCCGGACAACGGAATTGTCCACGTGGTCGCACCTGAACTTGGTCTTACCCATCCTGGTATGACAATTGTTTGTGGGGATTCACACACCGCCACTCATGGTGCTTTTGGAGCACTTGCTTTTGGAATTGGAACTTCGGAAGTAGAACATGTTCTCGCAACACAAACCCTAGTCCAAAAGAAACCAAAAACTTTGGAGATCCGAGTGGATGGAAAGTTGTCTCCCCTTGTTTCAGCAAAAGACATTGTTCTTGCGATCATCGGTAAAATTGGAACAGACGGGGCGACTGGATACGTAATTGAATTCACAGGTGAAGCCATTCGTTCTCTCAGTATGGAAGGTCGTATGACCATCTGTAATATGGCGATTGAAGCTGGTGCTCGTGCCGGACTCATTTCCCCAGATGATACGACTATCAACTATATCAAAGGAAGAGACTTTGCTCCTAAGGGTGAGGCTTTTGATATAGCGGCTGCTAAGTGGAAAGCGTATGCAACGGACGCAGGCGCGAAATTTGATAAAACAGTCGTTTTGAATGCAAATGAAATTGCACCTATGGTTTCTTGGGGAACTTCTCCTGGCCAAGTGATTCCTGTCACATCGGCAGTGCCTGCACCTTCTGATTTTACAGACCCTGTCCAAAAAAAATCAGCGGAGTCTGCCCTTGCTTATATGGATTTAAAACCTGGTCAGAAACTTTCTGATGTCAAAGTAAATAAAGTATTTATTGGATCATGCACCAACTCTAGGATCGAAGACTTACGTGTGGTTGCGGACACTGTCAAAGGTAAAAAAGTTAGCAAAGAAGTAGAGGCCATCATTGTGCCTGGTTCTGGTCGTGTGAAACGACAAGCAGAACAGGAAGGGCTTGATAAAATCTTTTTAGAAGCCGGATTCCAATGGCGTAACCCTGGTTGTTCTATGTGCCTTGCCATGAACGATGACGTTCTTTCCCCGGGGGATCGTTGTGCCTCCACTTCCAACAGAAACTTTGAAGGAAGACAGGGAAAAGGTGGAAGGACTCATTTAGTTGGACCGGCAATGGCAGCGGCCGTAGCGGTCGAAGGACATTTCGTAGACATTCGGGAGTGGAAATAA
- a CDS encoding FHA domain-containing protein codes for MENNLRKLLSSFRNGIFLFLFLPVYLSAEPGFKLRSIDVRAYPEVKVRFHSNTIVGPQGFILSEELSSVVRLTESYRLDPLESKNPVHLYISIPSYTNAEDRRWIIQLANQLVKISEQTGGTSKLQIQSDTNKHSFERIRSNVLDISFPFPKEPAPVYPIRNWENFLEGIPKNTSTEDHILIFVSFSPEWQDRFEIPELAKRIREKNLQLIVLAPSSLEATKLASYANGNHYPITKSDSYSELFSYLRLLGNPDYELVYFSPWNLSQWKTNSVAGSLVSVDQGIRFEFRYELSFFKSVYLKLSDPLFFFPVSLFFIFLCLAALYYLRGYEEREQGILTTPPSSLESFDRKEELQVYDRMYGETMEKAARDREIALTIAEKTPPAGTSYSYAVLLRRDGNQNSEQYSLQFEEMTIGKSESNHLVLHDPSVAGLHAKIKNKKGKYILFDCVSETGVYLNGKKLLRPKVLHNLDEIQIGKTVLSFRGR; via the coding sequence ATGGAAAACAACTTAAGGAAGCTTCTCTCCTCTTTTCGTAACGGGATTTTCCTCTTTCTATTTTTACCTGTTTACCTTTCTGCGGAACCAGGATTCAAACTCCGATCCATAGACGTTCGTGCTTATCCCGAAGTCAAAGTTCGATTCCATTCCAACACAATTGTTGGTCCCCAAGGATTTATTCTTTCTGAAGAACTAAGTTCTGTGGTGAGACTTACTGAGTCGTATCGCTTGGATCCTCTGGAATCAAAAAATCCTGTCCACTTATACATATCCATTCCCAGTTATACCAATGCTGAAGACAGACGTTGGATCATCCAATTGGCAAACCAGTTGGTCAAAATTTCGGAACAAACTGGTGGGACTTCAAAATTACAAATTCAATCAGATACAAACAAACATTCCTTTGAAAGGATTCGTTCGAATGTTTTAGATATTTCTTTTCCTTTTCCCAAGGAACCGGCTCCAGTGTATCCCATTCGAAACTGGGAAAATTTTTTAGAAGGGATTCCTAAAAATACATCCACTGAAGACCATATTCTAATATTCGTTAGTTTTTCTCCTGAATGGCAGGATCGATTTGAGATCCCGGAACTTGCGAAAAGAATTCGAGAGAAAAATCTGCAACTCATTGTTCTTGCACCTAGTTCCTTAGAAGCAACAAAGTTAGCAAGTTATGCGAATGGAAACCATTATCCCATAACTAAGTCAGATAGTTATTCGGAACTTTTTTCCTATTTGCGTCTTTTGGGAAATCCAGATTATGAGTTAGTATATTTTTCTCCTTGGAATTTGTCGCAGTGGAAAACAAATTCTGTGGCGGGAAGTTTGGTTTCGGTAGACCAAGGGATACGATTTGAATTTCGGTATGAACTATCTTTTTTCAAATCTGTCTATTTGAAACTTTCTGATCCCTTATTCTTTTTCCCTGTCAGTTTATTTTTCATTTTTCTTTGTTTGGCGGCATTGTATTATTTACGTGGCTATGAAGAAAGGGAACAGGGAATTTTAACGACTCCGCCTTCCTCGCTTGAATCTTTTGATCGAAAAGAGGAACTCCAAGTTTACGATCGGATGTATGGAGAAACAATGGAGAAGGCCGCTCGTGACCGTGAAATTGCCCTTACCATTGCGGAAAAAACACCTCCGGCTGGTACATCCTATTCATACGCTGTTCTCTTACGAAGAGATGGAAATCAAAACTCAGAGCAGTATTCATTACAATTTGAGGAAATGACCATTGGTAAGTCAGAATCCAATCATTTAGTTCTCCATGACCCCTCTGTGGCCGGCCTTCATGCGAAGATAAAAAACAAAAAAGGAAAGTATATATTGTTTGATTGTGTATCGGAAACAGGTGTATACTTGAACGGCAAAAAGTTACTTCGCCCAAAAGTTCTTCATAATTTGGACGAAATCCAAATTGGAAAAACTGTCTTATCGTTTCGAGGAAGGTAG
- a CDS encoding ATP-binding cassette domain-containing protein: MGSTEFPVVQIKNATIETKDGQKIWKGISLEIPRGIIYGIIGESGSGKSTLGFSLFGMIPQGCRLQYDSFFVLGEDVLSKSYRSRLFMVPQNPNTAFHPFRTIEAQIKDFFKLSGLNKVPYESLLSTWDQLSIPRAHWKEYARTLSGGEKQRILLSLAFLRTPEILILDEPTTGLDAFSEKIVLETIQNLAKMGMSVVFITHELRIVESLASQVTIMKQGEVIETISVLNQNLEPKTEYGKQLKEASLLFS; the protein is encoded by the coding sequence TTGGGCTCGACTGAGTTTCCTGTTGTCCAAATCAAAAATGCAACCATCGAAACAAAGGATGGGCAAAAGATTTGGAAGGGAATTTCTTTAGAAATTCCGAGAGGAATCATTTACGGGATCATTGGAGAATCAGGATCAGGAAAATCCACTCTGGGATTTTCTCTGTTTGGAATGATCCCTCAAGGTTGCAGGCTTCAATACGATTCCTTTTTCGTGTTAGGCGAAGATGTCCTTTCGAAATCCTACCGTTCTCGGCTGTTTATGGTTCCGCAGAATCCGAATACTGCCTTCCATCCTTTCCGCACCATAGAAGCACAAATCAAAGATTTTTTCAAACTTTCGGGGTTAAACAAGGTTCCCTATGAATCTTTACTTTCTACCTGGGATCAATTGTCCATTCCCAGAGCTCATTGGAAGGAATATGCAAGAACCCTTTCCGGCGGAGAAAAACAGAGGATTCTACTTTCTCTCGCATTTTTAAGAACTCCTGAAATTTTGATTTTGGATGAACCCACCACTGGCCTTGATGCCTTTTCCGAAAAAATTGTCTTGGAAACCATCCAAAATCTTGCAAAAATGGGGATGTCAGTTGTTTTTATCACACACGAGCTTCGGATCGTCGAAAGTCTGGCCTCCCAAGTTACGATAATGAAACAAGGGGAAGTCATAGAAACCATTTCGGTTCTAAACCAAAACCTGGAGCCAAAAACAGAATATGGAAAACAACTTAAGGAAGCTTCTCTCCTCTTTTCGTAA
- a CDS encoding D-sedoheptulose 7-phosphate isomerase, with protein MDHKSLIQTQIEDSIAVKQQLLPVLLPSIESAGKLLVESLKQNGLLYFCGNGGSSCDASHIAAELVVRYKSGNERKAIPALALNSDQAVLTACSNDYGYEYVFQRQVQAFGKPTDVFVGLTTSGNSQNIILAVEEARKIGMKVVLFLGGDGGKLKGKGDVEIIVPSKVTARIQECHILIGHILCSIIEKELFGLD; from the coding sequence ATGGATCATAAATCACTCATCCAAACACAAATCGAAGATTCGATTGCCGTAAAACAACAGTTACTTCCTGTTCTTCTGCCATCGATTGAAAGTGCTGGGAAACTTCTAGTTGAATCACTCAAACAAAATGGACTTTTGTATTTTTGTGGGAACGGGGGTTCCAGTTGTGATGCTTCCCATATCGCAGCCGAACTTGTGGTTCGTTACAAATCTGGGAATGAAAGAAAAGCCATCCCTGCATTGGCACTCAATAGTGACCAGGCTGTCCTTACCGCTTGTTCTAATGATTATGGATACGAATATGTATTCCAAAGACAGGTGCAAGCTTTTGGAAAACCGACAGATGTGTTTGTAGGACTCACCACTTCAGGGAATTCGCAAAACATCATTTTGGCGGTAGAAGAAGCTCGAAAAATTGGAATGAAGGTGGTTTTGTTTTTGGGTGGAGACGGTGGAAAACTAAAGGGTAAGGGAGACGTGGAAATCATTGTCCCTTCGAAAGTCACAGCGAGAATCCAAGAATGTCATATCCTTATAGGTCACATTCTTTGTAGCATCATTGAAAAGGAACTCTTTGGGCTCGACTGA
- a CDS encoding LBBP_01157 family protein: MAKTKQPSKPGFFSRFLNLFLSNGKTEDLDSAKRKKEPKTFAMEWAVAIDNWKKKLRTKQVSSGVVFESPKFRLTKTNEKLFRVEGLDYSLILVTGNHLYKNKEDKWSGVLFVDEGDLNKNLTKDISSLDGLLSSLAIPKTDLFLDTNAPKEDWRIVLTWERFWKEQLVLQMKPNSMALAMLAIGEECRIFFESVATDRQKKLVRDELFYLNLGLTDQNNPYSKAKNLFGFGSALVEFGNAVNTIKERRDKEQNHGS; this comes from the coding sequence ATGGCAAAAACTAAACAACCATCCAAACCCGGATTTTTCTCTAGGTTCTTAAATCTTTTCCTTTCGAACGGGAAAACAGAAGATTTGGATTCCGCAAAAAGAAAAAAAGAACCAAAAACATTCGCTATGGAATGGGCCGTAGCCATTGACAACTGGAAAAAAAAACTACGCACAAAACAAGTGAGTTCAGGGGTAGTTTTCGAATCACCGAAGTTTCGCTTAACCAAAACAAACGAGAAATTGTTTCGTGTTGAAGGTTTAGATTATTCTTTGATTTTAGTTACAGGAAACCATCTGTATAAAAATAAAGAAGATAAATGGTCAGGGGTTCTTTTTGTCGATGAAGGGGATTTAAATAAAAATCTCACTAAAGATATTTCTAGTTTGGATGGACTTCTCTCTAGCCTTGCAATTCCCAAAACAGATTTATTTTTAGATACCAATGCTCCTAAAGAAGATTGGAGGATTGTTTTAACTTGGGAACGATTTTGGAAAGAACAATTGGTTCTACAAATGAAACCAAACTCGATGGCACTGGCGATGCTTGCTATTGGGGAAGAGTGCCGGATTTTTTTTGAATCTGTAGCAACCGATAGGCAAAAGAAATTGGTAAGAGATGAATTATTTTATCTGAATCTTGGTCTGACGGATCAAAATAACCCGTATTCAAAAGCAAAAAATTTATTTGGTTTCGGTTCGGCACTGGTTGAATTCGGAAATGCTGTGAATACCATCAAAGAAAGAAGAGATAAGGAACAAAATCATGGATCATAA
- a CDS encoding glycosyltransferase family 2 protein: protein MEGKRKRNLSVAIITFNEEKNIGDCIRSVEPVADEIIVLDSLSTDRTKEIATSFSKVKFYESPFPGHVEQKNKAIGLCSHDWILSLDADERANETLVHSIQSFLDSDQVHADGYKIARLTYHLGRWIRYSGWYPLRRFRLFQKNAATWVGENPHDYIELKSGSIGKVMKGDILHYSFTDFSHQITTINQFSSIVAYTRYAKGERFSLFKTIFKPFGKFLEIYIFKFGFLDGIPGLWIATASSFSTFLKYAKLYELDRKQIERPSNIRKEYGKN from the coding sequence ATGGAAGGCAAGAGAAAAAGAAATTTGTCGGTGGCCATCATCACCTTCAACGAAGAAAAAAATATCGGGGATTGTATTCGATCCGTAGAGCCCGTTGCCGATGAAATCATTGTTTTAGATTCCTTAAGTACAGACCGAACAAAAGAAATTGCCACTTCCTTTTCCAAAGTCAAATTTTATGAGTCCCCATTTCCGGGACATGTGGAACAAAAAAACAAAGCCATTGGTTTATGTTCTCATGATTGGATTTTGTCACTAGATGCCGATGAACGTGCAAACGAAACTTTGGTTCATTCTATCCAATCATTTTTAGATTCCGATCAGGTTCATGCCGATGGATATAAAATAGCAAGGCTTACTTATCATTTGGGAAGATGGATTCGTTATAGTGGTTGGTATCCTTTGCGCCGCTTTCGTTTGTTCCAAAAAAATGCTGCCACTTGGGTCGGAGAAAATCCCCACGATTATATTGAATTAAAATCTGGATCCATAGGAAAAGTGATGAAGGGAGATATCCTTCATTATAGTTTTACAGATTTTAGTCACCAAATCACTACCATCAACCAATTCTCAAGTATTGTTGCTTATACACGTTATGCGAAAGGAGAAAGATTCTCTCTTTTCAAAACAATTTTCAAACCATTTGGGAAATTTTTAGAAATTTATATTTTTAAATTTGGGTTTCTGGATGGAATCCCTGGACTTTGGATTGCGACTGCCTCCTCCTTTTCCACCTTTTTGAAATATGCTAAATTATATGAATTAGATAGAAAGCAGATAGAAAGGCCGTCCAATATCAGAAAAGAATATGGCAAAAACTAA
- a CDS encoding O-antigen ligase family protein encodes MIGKETFHKISVVFLYLFFVLSPVSISLCQIFAGASLFFLFLDYIQKKKFPKFESQILFWILLYLSFLFTPILNFEETNWKKVILKSEFGDVWMAFLLLHHSNLSRIEKTKLKQAVLLGAVFLVLSGLVSLLSPYRLAPFVMDGFQYIEGRRLPHLLVFILQKLPLYLPIGFQSTHLTYGGLLAIYLPSLFERTIRMFPITKKGRFSRFYTCSLFTCSLVGFLLLFLNQSRSIWFGLLFGLVLLSLRKKISIKKYLPWFGFGLIGFVFLCFLLYQNNWLFQRAIDDLFAKRSLENQRVWIHKMNFAILKDFYFLGIGSGNYPTEFVANAKELVREIPELYYDLSITPKSHAHFDFLEFWILGGVFGGISFFSFLYLITKNILEVPKHNLFYLGFYAIVFAGSFQCFLLDDEVLLPFLGILCLLPNTNFQKNGLEEIPEKKLQYKIFGILLFWIFISSMGALYLSKTPANDLFIHRARTEHNFPATLAQSSINARGPVALPWETKEMYFKLAGCLDKNINFDQDAELRQIPIQFQIHWEDLSTGNLPASLELEIRKRESFDQDKEYKVHAERIVKKESFKNPKQIQRVIVHPKDYLTEGTEFIDFGFRYVWTGERPYLPRIEISGNCVE; translated from the coding sequence ATGATTGGGAAAGAAACATTTCATAAGATTTCCGTTGTTTTTCTATACCTTTTTTTTGTTCTTTCTCCCGTATCCATTAGCCTCTGCCAAATTTTTGCCGGTGCGTCCCTGTTCTTTTTGTTTTTGGACTACATTCAAAAAAAGAAATTTCCGAAGTTTGAATCCCAAATCCTTTTTTGGATTTTACTCTACCTGAGTTTTCTTTTCACCCCCATCCTTAATTTTGAGGAAACAAACTGGAAAAAAGTAATACTAAAATCGGAATTTGGGGACGTATGGATGGCCTTTTTATTATTACACCATTCAAACTTATCTCGCATTGAAAAAACAAAATTAAAACAAGCAGTGCTTTTGGGAGCGGTTTTTCTAGTTTTATCCGGACTTGTTTCATTACTTTCGCCTTACAGGCTTGCTCCTTTTGTGATGGATGGATTTCAGTATATAGAAGGTAGACGCCTTCCCCATTTACTTGTGTTTATTTTGCAAAAACTTCCTCTCTATTTACCCATTGGTTTTCAAAGTACTCATCTCACTTACGGCGGATTACTTGCCATCTACCTTCCTTCTCTTTTCGAAAGAACCATTCGCATGTTCCCAATCACAAAAAAAGGAAGGTTTTCTAGATTCTATACGTGCTCTCTTTTTACATGCAGTTTGGTTGGTTTCCTTTTACTTTTCCTCAACCAAAGCCGATCCATTTGGTTTGGGTTATTATTCGGTTTGGTTCTACTCTCTCTCCGAAAAAAAATTTCAATTAAGAAATACCTTCCTTGGTTTGGGTTTGGTCTTATTGGTTTTGTTTTCCTTTGTTTTTTACTCTACCAAAACAATTGGTTATTCCAAAGAGCTATAGACGATTTATTCGCTAAACGATCGTTAGAGAACCAAAGGGTGTGGATTCATAAAATGAATTTTGCAATCCTTAAGGATTTTTATTTTTTAGGAATTGGTTCAGGAAATTATCCCACAGAGTTTGTCGCAAATGCCAAGGAACTAGTTAGAGAAATTCCTGAATTGTATTATGATTTATCCATCACACCTAAGTCTCACGCTCATTTTGATTTTTTGGAATTTTGGATCTTGGGTGGGGTTTTCGGAGGAATTTCTTTTTTTAGTTTTTTGTATCTGATTACAAAAAATATTTTGGAAGTTCCTAAACATAACCTCTTTTATTTAGGTTTTTACGCGATTGTTTTTGCAGGTAGTTTCCAATGTTTTTTGTTAGATGATGAAGTCCTTTTGCCTTTCCTTGGGATTTTATGTTTATTACCAAACACTAATTTTCAGAAAAATGGGTTGGAAGAAATACCCGAAAAAAAACTTCAATATAAGATCTTTGGAATCCTTCTATTTTGGATTTTCATTTCCAGTATGGGTGCTCTGTATTTATCTAAAACTCCCGCAAATGACTTATTCATCCACAGAGCTCGCACTGAACACAACTTCCCCGCAACCTTAGCGCAAAGCTCTATCAATGCCAGAGGTCCGGTAGCCCTTCCTTGGGAAACAAAGGAGATGTATTTCAAACTTGCAGGTTGTTTGGACAAGAACATAAACTTTGACCAAGATGCAGAATTACGGCAAATTCCCATTCAGTTTCAGATCCATTGGGAAGATTTATCCACTGGAAACCTACCTGCATCCTTAGAATTAGAAATTCGTAAACGCGAAAGTTTTGACCAAGACAAAGAATACAAAGTACATGCAGAACGAATTGTAAAAAAAGAAAGTTTTAAAAATCCAAAACAAATTCAAAGAGTGATCGTCCACCCGAAAGACTATCTGACTGAGGGAACAGAGTTTATTGATTTTGGGTTTAGGTATGTTTGGACGGGGGAAAGACCCTACTTGCCTCGAATTGAAATTTCAGGGAATTGTGTAGAGTAA
- a CDS encoding LIMLP_04285 family protein, which produces MNRMTLLTISILAILTQNSYADTVTIKATKEVMENVKTSSPTANYVLVESKDGTKQAFKKAAVNVVSLPVVWEETKEEKPGVFASLFASNGTKETPKTESTNPEEPKENPENQSFFKRKLPELAIGGMVILWLLLP; this is translated from the coding sequence ATGAACCGAATGACCCTTCTCACTATATCAATTTTAGCAATTCTCACACAAAATTCTTATGCGGATACGGTGACAATAAAGGCAACAAAAGAGGTAATGGAAAATGTAAAAACTTCCTCACCGACTGCCAATTATGTTTTAGTTGAATCAAAAGACGGCACCAAACAAGCGTTTAAGAAAGCCGCTGTCAATGTAGTTTCTCTTCCTGTGGTTTGGGAAGAAACTAAGGAAGAAAAACCAGGAGTTTTTGCGTCGCTTTTTGCTTCCAATGGAACCAAAGAAACACCAAAGACAGAATCCACAAATCCGGAAGAACCAAAAGAAAACCCCGAAAACCAAAGTTTTTTCAAAAGAAAGTTACCGGAATTGGCAATTGGCGGAATGGTTATTCTCTGGCTTCTTCTCCCATAA